In the Arachis ipaensis cultivar K30076 chromosome B04, Araip1.1, whole genome shotgun sequence genome, gagaaacctctagaaagatgaaagggaagacaattgcttccacctctgagtcatgggagatgaagagattcatgtcaaaagtccatcaagaccacttctatgaagttctggccaagaaaaaggtgatccccgaggtccccttcaagctcaaaaagagtgaatatccggagatccgacatgaagttcgaagaagaggttggaaaatcctcaccaaccccattcaacaagtcgggatcttaatggttcaagagttctatgccaatacatggatcactaagaaccatgacgaaattgtgaacccgaacccaaagaattggctcacaatggttcgggggaactacttggattttagttcagaaaatgtgaggttagcatttaacttgccaatgatgcaaggagacctcaccctttcactagaagggtcaactttgatcaaaggttagaccaagtccttagggacatttgtgtggaaggcgctcaatggaagagagattcaagaggcaagccagttcaactaagaaggcttgacctcaagcccgtggctaggggatggttggagtatatccaatgctctatcattcttactagcaaccggtctgaagttacaatagaccgggctatcatgatccataccgtcatgaatggagaggaagttgaagttcatgagatcatatccctagaactctacaatgTGGCGGACAagccttccactttggcaaggttagccttccctcatcttatttgtcacctatgcaattcatctggagttgtcatagaggaaaaTACCCTCATTgtagaggacaagcccatcactaagaaaaggatggagcaaacaagagagcccactcatgaacctcaacaaaagcatgaggaaattccttatcatgaaatccctgagatgcctcaagggatgcactttcctccacataactattgggagcaaatcaacacctcattaggagaattgagttccaacatgggacaactaagggtggagcaccaagagcattccatcctcctacatgaaattagagaagaccaaagagccatgagggaggagcaacaaaggtaaggaagagacattgaggagctcaagcactccataagatattcaagaggaagaacaagccgccatcactaaggtggacccgttctttaatttccttgttcttatttttctatttttcgaaaattatgccttatgttttatttatgtttgtgtctttattacatgatcattagtgtctattatctatgtcttaaagctatgaatgttctatgaatccttcacctttcttaaatgaaaaatgttttaattacaaaagaacaagaagtacatggtttcgaattctatcttgaaactagtttaattattttgatgtggtgacaataccttttattttctgaatgaatgcttgaactttgcatatttttaatattgttgtttattaatgttaaaattgttggctcttgaaagaataatgaaaaatgagaaatattgttgataatctgaaaaatcataaagtgattcttgaagcaagaaaaacagTGAAgaaggcccaaaggaataaaatcctggcctaagcagctaaacccagttgtccctaaccatgtgcttgtgtcgtgaaggtgtcaagtgaaaagcttgagactgagcggttaaagtcgtggtccaaagcaaaaagagtgtgcttaagagctctggacacctctaactggggactttagcaaagctgagtcacaatctgaaaaggttaacccagttatgtgtttgtggcatttatgtatccaatggtaatactggaaaataaaatgcttagggtcacggccaggactcataaagtagctgtgttcaagaatcaacatactgaaccaggagaattaataacactatctgaattctgagttcctattgatgccaatcattctaaacttcaaaggataaagtgagataccaaaactgttcagaagcaaaaaggctacaagtcccactcatctaattgaaggtaatcttcattgataagtttggaattcattgtatattttgttctttttattctattttgttttcagttgcttggggacaagcaacaatttaagtttggtgttgtgatgagcggataatttatacccttttggcattgtttttacatagtttttagtatgttttagttactttttattatatttttattagttttattcaaaaattacatatctagactttactatgagtttgtgtgtttttctatgatttcaagtattttctggctgaaattgagggacctgagcaaaaatctgattcagaggctgaaaaagaactgtagatgctgttggattttgacctccctgcactcgaagtagattttctggagctacagaagcccaattggcgcgctctcaattgcgttggaaagtagacatcctgggcttttcagaaatagataatagtccatacattgcccgatatttgatggcccaaactgacgttcaaggtcagcctaaaacatcttggcgtaaaacgcccaaactggcaccaaagctggcgtttaactcctggaacagcctaagcacgaaaaagcatcaatgctcagcctaagcacacaccaagtgggcctcgaaagtggatttctgcattatatgcacttagttactcattttctgtaaaccctagttactagtttagtataaaaacttcttttagagacttattttagaTCTTTGGAATATTTTTTGAACCATCTTATGCTATCCTTgaccatggaggctggcctcacggccatgcctagaccttccaTTTATGTATATTCtccggtggagtttctacacaccatagattaaggtgtggagctatgctgttctttatgaattaatgcaattactactgttttctattcaattcatgcctacttcttctccaagatatactctcgcacttaattcagttaagtcagaatgaagaggtgacccgtgacaatcacccaatcttcgttactcgcttagccatgatcgcgtgcctgacaaccacaaagcggtctacttgatgttcaacgtagtccttggacgatagctggagtatactctcttggatatctaatacatggaccgagtccatgagattagtatcttcgtggtataggctagaattattggcagccattcctgggaaccagaaagtctaaaccatgTCTGTTGTATTCCAAGTATGAtgtaggaagggatgactgtgacgagcttcgaaCCTgcaaatgtggggcacaagtgacaagtgtgcaaaaggacaacggacctatttcgacgctagcgggaactgacagatgattagccatgcggtgacagtgcatatggatttgttttcatcctagaggatcatacagcttgccatggaaggaggtaacgaatgattggaagaaggcagtaggaaagcagaggttcagaagcaacaaagcatctccagatgcttatctgaaattcccaccaatgaattacataagtaactttatcttattctatattttatttatattttaattatccaaatctcataaccatttgaatctgcctgactaagatttataaggatgaccatagcttgcttcaagccgacaatctccgtgggatcgaaccttactcacgtaaggtttattacttggacgactgataaaccactattttgatatataatttgccatagctgccctgaAGTTAGGTGACGCGAaggcgtgaatgacgcgcccacATCGTATCTGCGAAttgcaatccgcgcgaacgcgtggacgacgcctccgcgtcactctGCCGCGACCTAAACATACCAGAAATTGCTTGGagggatttctgggctgttttgacccagttttcagcccagaacacacagattagaggtataaagtgggggaatgcatccattcatcaagataagctcataattcataattttagttttggatgtagtttttagagagagaggttctctcctctctcttaggatttagttttaggatttaggattatttcttcttcagtcacaggttcaatattccactacaacaaatatggcctttagcaacgccaaattttgcaacgccttaaaaccattctcttagataggtttagacaacggttttttaaagtgttactgttgaattcaGTTTTTCATCAATTTCTGGCAAcaaattaaaaccgttctctttgactattttaaagaacggttttataaccgttaccatgATTTGGCTTTAAGCAAcagttttttattgttgtttaaagaattgtacaaaagaaacgcattaaaaccgttgccgaaatgctacactttaaaaccgttccattagatggtcttagacaaTGGTTTTTATAGTGTTGTTGTTgaagttcattttttcattatgctatagtaacaaaataaaaccatTCTCTttaactattttaaagaacggttttacaaCCATTACAACAATTATTTATGAAACAACcattttctaatattatttaaataattatacaaattaaacaatactaataaaaataatttcaaataattatataaattgaaactattttttctataaatactgaatttataaaatactcaaaaactattgttataaataaataacaaatattattttaaaaaaataaaattaaaataaatttataataaatattatatatttttattataaataattatttttttataacaaatatatattttttgttagaaataattatttaaattcagCAATAGattgataaataatattttaaaatatttttaatatagtatattagattttaaaattattattctatatttctatccacccatttttatcaaaatatgtaTTTTATCTATATCCTTTTATAAAATCTCTCATTCCTAACTCTAAATtcccaaattaaataaaaaaacccTAATTTCCAAATTCCAAAACCCTAAACACCCCCCTCACTGAGCACACAACCCCCCACTCATAAGCGTAACACATACACACACAGAGACACGagaggaggaaggagaagagGACGGCGCCGGCGGGTTAGGTGCCGCCGTCGCCGTCATTGCCAAGCCCGAAGGAGAAAGATAGTCCGCAAAGGGAGAGTGAGGGACGGTGAAGAGAAGCTGCGCCAACCCCGCAACGCCACTGCGTCGTCGCCTCTGTTGAGCGGTCGCCATCATCGTGCGAGAAAGGAGAAGGATCCGTCGAGGGGTCGCTGAGCCGCTGCAGTCGCCGTCGCGTGCATTTTTGTCACAGAAGCTTCCATTTCTGTCACTTTCATGTTGCGGAGAGAAAGAACAACGCATGAGCCAGGGGCCAGGGAAAGGGAGCCACCGCCATTGCATCCTGGCTATGCCGCCGTTCAATCCCATCGCCATCCATAAAGTCGCAAGGAGCATTTGTCGTTGTTGATTGATGGTGCCAGCCTCGTTGTCGCGTCTGTAAGGAGAAAAGGTCATGTGGAGAATGGAGAGCTGCTGTGTGCCGCCGTTATTTCACCGTGGCCATGGAGAGGAACGTGAATGGAAAAGGAAACAGGGCAGCTGCTACTTGGGATTTGAGGAAAACGGCTCTGTTCTGCCTTGCCTCTAGGTTCTGCAAGTTGCCAGAGTCCTCAGCCACCGGGAACCAGCACTGGAGCTGCCCAAAATCACTACTACTGCTCTCATGGGAGCTGGTATTGGAACCACTGATGGAGCTGCTGTGTTTAGTGATTTTCACGAGTTGTGACATCGAGGTAgggaatattttattaaattatatattttaaactTTGAATGCCTAAAAAGTTTACTGGATTGTTGCGAATAGTTGAATGCTTCATATGTAATGGATTTTGGTTGTAGATTAAATGTGTGACTGGTTGTGCCTCTTCTTGATTTTACGATAGTAAGGTAGAACATGTTGATATGTGTATGCTGTAGTCTGCAAGAGTGTGTTGAGAAGATACATGTCTAATGttgttctgattttgatttggaaaCTGGTTTTCTGAAAATGAAAAATTCCTATAGCTGTTTAGATGCTCTCTTTACTAACTTTGTTTCTTATATTTTGATTCACAGTTTAAGATAGCCCTTTTTTCTACGTTTCATTTTCTACAGGATTGAAATTGTAGATAAATGCTTTTGCCATGACACAATGGAACAGATTGTTGATTCTTTGGTGTGCAGTGAGCTTTACATCTTCCATTGAATTTAAGTACCTCCAACACAACTTTATCTTAGAATTTCATTTATTCTGCTGCTAAAATGTCTTTGGTGTTGCTCTTAGTTGTAGTCTCTTATCTCACAAGTCACCAGGAAGCCCCAAATCGTCACTCACCATCGTCGCACCATCATCATCGCTGCATTCTTCCCGGCGCCGCTGCCTCCTTCTTCCCGGCATCACTGAGTCTCTCCACGGCGTCGCTGCTTCTCCCCTCTCCGAGGCTTCACCGCTTCTCCACGGTGTCCTTGCTTCTCCCTTGTTCAGTTTCTACCTCGCTGCTTCTGCTTCACTATCTTGGCTGATTGTGGATTGTGCTTCGCTGCTGCTGCTTTGCTGCTGCTGCTTCGCTGCATTGGCCGTTTGTGGGTTGTCATCTGTGGTAAGTGGTCTTCTTCTCTGATTTCTGTTGCTTAGTTAGGGATTGATTGGCTGTTGGGTATTTTTGTTGGCTGTGGAAAGTGGTGATGTTTGTGAACATGAGCAAGATGAGTGTTGAATGTTGATTGAGTTTCTGTTCTGGTTTGAATTTGGACTGTGTACTTGTGAAATGAACTTGGGGCTTAGGTTAGTCTGTTATTTAAGGtagcaaaacttttattttggtCATGGGTTCTGTTCTGAAACTTAATCAGaactaaattttatataaaagACCTTcaattgtttttgattttttcttaGGGATATGAAGTTAGCAAAACTCATCATGAATGCCTAATCTTCTGCCACATTTAGCATTCCCTGTAGCAAATTTATTTCCATCTAAAACTATAATATATCAGTATCTGTATATGAAGATTATAAGATTAGATAGAAATATAGCAGGGGCTAATTccactttattttttatttagaccacaagaagaaataaaattaattatatgtatGTGCTGCCTAAATTACCCAACATATGCTAAAGAGTAACTGAATGTTTCAATGAATCCTCTAGAAGAATGGTTAtctaaataacaataataacaacaacaagaagCACAATTTTAAAACAGTGTTTAGTTCTACAATAACAATTATGATAGATTAGGCAACAAGTCTAAAGTGttaacataaagaaaataatatCAATGACGTGGCATGCATTCAATCAAAAGATCAACAATTTAATTCAAAACACAGCAAAGAATTTTGTCAACCATGTCATTAGTGAGAATTAATAATCCCTTTTACTTTGCATTTAATAAAAAAGGTTATCAGTGCTGGCACCAGCAAGCACAAGCACTTTCTTGATTACTATGTTGATTAACACTAACCCTGACTAATGGATTCAGctaaaaaatgttctaaaaatattgaataaaagagttaagatatttttttaattatttcattgcATTGACTATTTTGTGCATTGTTCAAAAACTGTTTTGAGGCTTTATTTGGCTAATTAGATAGAAAGAGAAATTTGTATTTGGCCGTTTGTGCATTGTTCAAATTTGTATTGTTCAAAAAATGTTTGTACATTGTTCATTAATTTGAGTTCTAGTTAGCAAAACTCATCATTGTACTAATTGTTTTAGATTTTTTCTTGGGGATAGAGTGTAGTAGAAGAAACATATGATGATGCTGTCTATTTGAAGATGAACACGTTTTGTTAGTGCATTGTGTTCTGGATTTCTGTGTTGCTAAACTTGATTGATTTCCTTACATTATATTTCTGTGTGGTTTCAATAGTATTATTCTacctagaaaaagaaaatagggaTTTAAAAGGATGTGGCAATATGCATGATAACATGTAGTAAAGGACTAAAGggatttttctttctgttttttttagtGCTTAAAAGGGGGATTTAGTAATAGTTTCCTTCTTTCTATTGTGCTTAACTGCTTATCCATTTTtataaaaactggttttaaaagtgaattttttgttaaaaaatctggTTATGAATTACTTATatacaataataacaacaacaagaagCACAATTTTAAAACAGTGTTTAGTTCTACAATAACAATTATGATAGATTAGGCAACAAGTCTAAAGTGttaacataaagaaaataatatCAATGACTTGGCATGCATTCAATCAAAAGATCAACAATTTAATTCAAAACACAGGAAAGAAATTTGTCAACCATGTCATTAGTGAGAATTAATAATCCCTTTTACTTTGCATTTAATAAAAAAGGTTATCAGTGCTGGCACCAGCAAGCACAAGCACTTTCTTGATTACTATGTTGATTAACACTAACCCTGACTAATGGATTCAGctaaaaaatattctaaaaatattgaataaaaaagttaagatatttttttaattattttattgcaTTGACTATTTTGTGCATTGTTCAAAAACTGTTTTGAGGCTTTATTTGGCTAATTAGATAGAAAGGGAAATTTGTATTTGGCCGTTTGTGCATTGTTCAAATTTGTATTGTTCAAAAATTGTTTGTGCATTGTTCATTAATTTGAGTTCTAGTTAGCAAAACTCATCATTGTACTAATTGTTTTAGATTTTTTCTTGGGGATAGAGTGTAGTAGAAGAAACATATGATGATGCTGTCTATTTGAAGATGAACACGTTTTGTTAGTGCATTGTGTTCTGGATTTCTGTGTTGCTAAACTTGATTGATTTCCTTACATTATATTTCTGTGTGGTTTCATTAGTATTATTCTacctagaaaaagaaaatagggaTTTAAAAGGATGTGGCAATATGCATGATAATATGTAGTAAAGGACTAAAGggatttttctttctgtttttttttattgCTTAAAAGGGGGATTTAGTAATAGTTTCCTTCTTTCTATTGTGCTTAACTGCTTATCCATTTTtctaaaaactggttttaaaagtgaattttttgttaaaaaatctggttatgaattacttatatttttattctttgttgCTATTTTAGTTTGTCTCTTTAAAACCAGAAAAAGAGATAATAGTGAAGAAAATTTACTGATTAATTGATTGCCTAAGCTTCTTTGCATAATTTGTTAGATACAAATTGTTAGTCTCATGATTAGTTGAGATGTTCTCTTTTGTATATGTGTGCAGTGGTTGACTTCTAGAAATTCTTTAGATGCAATAAGCTCTTGATTGAAAAAATCATTTATAGTTAGTCTAAAACATATGTTCCCCTGTCTTCAGAAATAGAACAAAAATGCCACTGTTCCCCTGTTTCTGTGCTCATCCTCCACCGTGTGCCACCAGTAGCCGCCTCTGGGTCGACACTGCTCTGCCTCCATTCTCCCTCCTCTTGCCattttctgtttctgcttcttcTGCAAGTTCTCAATTTATTTCCCTATTTacattttcttagtttaattagtttgttcaGTTTTTGTTAAATTAGTCAGTTTAGTTATGCATgcttagtggattttaggtggttaggaagTTATATATGAtttgtagtggatttaggttgaactTTTTGGTTGCTGCTGATGCCTGGAATGAACGGTTTCAAATTGTAGAGTGCtattttatccttgttaatggctgatttcatgtcTTGTTTTGgttgagcaatgatgatgatggccttattATGCTAATTTAAGTAGACATTATTAgtagttttatatttgattttttttctttttttagagGAAAACTATGTTG is a window encoding:
- the LOC107637787 gene encoding uncharacterized protein LOC107637787 codes for the protein MERNVNGKGNRAAATWDLRKTALFCLASRFCKLPESSATGNQHWSCPKSLLLLSWELVLEPLMELLCLVIFTSCDIEINAFAMTQWNRLLILCCSLLSHKSPGSPKSSLTIVAPSSSLHSSRRRCLLLPGITESLHGVAASPLSEASPLLHGVLASPLFSFYLAASASLSWLIVDCASLLLLCCCCFAALAVCGLSSVENYVGGEIELH